In Streptomyces sp. NBC_01426, one genomic interval encodes:
- a CDS encoding aldehyde dehydrogenase family protein, which produces MSDELAPLDLRVLNPATEEIVATVPTATRDDVDAAVTRAAAAQRAWAAASPADRARLLRRFAAVVDGHVEELAALEVREAGHTIGNARWEAGNVRDLLDFAAGGVERLSGRQIPVAGGIDVTFLEPLGVIGVIAPWNFPMPIAAWGVAPALAAGNAVILKPAETTPLTALRLAELALQAGIPEHLFQVLPGRGAVTGDALVEHPGVAKIVFTGSTPVGKRIMAKCADRVKRLTLELGGKSPNIVFADADLEAAAAAAPMSFLDNTGQDCCARTRILVQRSVYDRFLELVTPGIEGVVVGDPSDEKTQMGPLISQVQRERVRSYVTDDLTAIRGTAPDGPGFWYPPTLVLDVDPAAPVAAEEVFGPVAVVLPFDDEEDAVRLANATAYGLSGSLWTRDIGRALRVSRAVAAGNLSVNSHSSVRYSTPFGGYRQSGLGRELGPDALTAFTETKNVFISTEA; this is translated from the coding sequence GTGTCCGATGAGCTGGCCCCCCTCGATCTGAGAGTGCTGAACCCGGCCACCGAGGAGATCGTCGCCACCGTCCCGACCGCCACACGGGACGACGTCGACGCCGCCGTCACCAGGGCCGCCGCGGCCCAACGGGCCTGGGCGGCGGCCTCACCCGCCGACCGCGCCCGACTGCTGCGCCGCTTCGCCGCGGTGGTCGACGGACACGTCGAGGAACTCGCCGCCCTGGAGGTCCGGGAAGCCGGACACACCATCGGCAACGCCCGCTGGGAAGCCGGGAACGTACGCGACCTGCTCGACTTCGCCGCCGGGGGAGTGGAGCGACTCTCCGGCCGGCAGATCCCGGTCGCGGGCGGCATCGACGTCACCTTCCTCGAACCCCTCGGCGTCATCGGCGTGATCGCCCCGTGGAACTTCCCCATGCCGATCGCCGCCTGGGGCGTGGCGCCCGCCCTCGCCGCCGGCAACGCCGTCATCCTCAAGCCCGCCGAGACCACCCCCCTCACCGCCCTGCGCCTCGCCGAACTCGCCCTCCAGGCCGGGATCCCCGAGCACCTCTTCCAGGTGCTCCCCGGCCGGGGAGCGGTCACCGGCGACGCACTGGTCGAACACCCCGGCGTCGCGAAGATCGTCTTCACCGGATCCACCCCCGTCGGCAAGCGGATCATGGCCAAGTGCGCCGACCGGGTGAAACGGCTCACCCTCGAACTCGGCGGGAAGAGCCCCAACATTGTCTTCGCCGACGCCGACCTGGAGGCCGCCGCCGCCGCGGCCCCGATGTCCTTCCTCGACAACACCGGCCAGGACTGCTGCGCCCGCACCCGGATCCTCGTACAGCGCTCCGTGTACGACCGGTTCCTGGAACTCGTCACCCCGGGCATCGAAGGCGTGGTCGTCGGCGACCCGTCCGACGAGAAGACCCAGATGGGCCCGCTGATCTCACAGGTGCAACGGGAGCGCGTACGGTCCTACGTCACCGACGACCTCACCGCGATCCGCGGCACCGCCCCCGACGGCCCCGGCTTCTGGTACCCCCCGACCCTCGTCCTCGACGTCGACCCCGCCGCCCCCGTCGCCGCCGAGGAGGTCTTCGGCCCGGTCGCCGTCGTCCTGCCCTTCGACGACGAGGAGGACGCCGTGCGCCTGGCCAACGCCACCGCGTACGGGCTCTCCGGCTCCCTGTGGACCCGCGACATCGGCCGCGCCCTGCGCGTCTCGCGCGCCGTCGCCGCGGGCAACCTGTCCGTCAACTCCCACAGCAGCGTCCGCTACTCGACGCCCTT
- a CDS encoding glutamine synthetase family protein produces MVDRKPPLAIEELRSLVASGEIDTVVLAFPDMQGRLQGKRFAAQFFLDEVLAHGTEGCNYLLAVDTDMNTVDGYEMSSWDRGYGDFAMHPDPATLRRLPWNPGSVFLLADLAWNDGSPVVAAPRQILRRQLERLADLGYTAMVGTELEFMVFQDTYEQAWNANYRDLTPANQYNIDYSVLGTGRVEPLLRRIRNEMQAAGLVVESAKGECNLGQHEIVFRYDEALTTCDQHSVYKTGAKEIAAQEGVSLTFMAKYDEREGNSCHIHLSLGDADGHNAMAGGPDDPDGMSPVMRHFLAGQLAALRDFSLLYAPNINSYKRFRPGSFAPTAVAWGVDNRTCALRVVGHGRSMRFENRLPGGDVNPYLAVSGLVAAGLYGIEHGLELPEACAGNAYTADYAHVPTSLREAAELWENSEIAKAAFGPEVVAHYRNMARVELDAYDSAVTDWELRRSFERL; encoded by the coding sequence GTGGTAGACCGCAAGCCGCCGCTCGCGATCGAGGAGCTCCGCTCCCTCGTCGCCAGCGGTGAGATCGACACAGTCGTCCTGGCCTTCCCCGACATGCAGGGACGCCTCCAGGGCAAGCGGTTCGCCGCACAGTTCTTCCTCGACGAGGTACTCGCCCACGGCACCGAGGGCTGCAACTACCTGCTCGCCGTCGACACCGACATGAACACCGTCGACGGATACGAGATGTCCTCCTGGGACCGCGGCTACGGCGACTTCGCCATGCACCCCGATCCGGCCACCCTGCGCCGCCTCCCCTGGAACCCCGGCAGCGTCTTCCTCCTCGCCGACCTGGCCTGGAACGACGGCTCGCCGGTGGTCGCCGCCCCGCGCCAGATCCTGCGCCGCCAACTGGAGCGCCTCGCCGACCTCGGGTACACCGCCATGGTCGGCACCGAACTGGAATTCATGGTCTTCCAGGACACCTACGAACAGGCCTGGAACGCCAACTACCGTGACCTGACACCGGCCAACCAGTACAACATCGACTACTCCGTCCTCGGCACCGGCCGCGTCGAGCCCCTGCTGCGCCGCATCCGCAACGAGATGCAGGCCGCCGGCCTCGTCGTCGAGTCCGCCAAGGGCGAGTGCAACCTCGGGCAGCACGAGATCGTGTTCCGCTACGACGAGGCGCTCACCACCTGCGACCAGCACTCCGTCTACAAGACGGGAGCCAAGGAGATCGCGGCCCAGGAAGGCGTCTCGCTCACCTTCATGGCCAAGTACGACGAGCGCGAGGGCAACTCCTGTCACATCCACCTCTCGCTGGGTGACGCCGACGGACACAACGCGATGGCCGGCGGACCCGACGACCCCGACGGCATGTCGCCGGTGATGCGTCACTTCCTGGCCGGCCAACTGGCCGCGCTGCGGGACTTCTCCCTTCTCTACGCCCCGAACATCAACTCGTACAAGCGTTTCCGCCCCGGATCCTTCGCGCCGACCGCCGTCGCCTGGGGCGTGGACAACCGGACCTGCGCCCTCCGCGTGGTCGGCCACGGCCGCTCCATGCGCTTCGAGAACCGCCTGCCGGGCGGCGACGTCAACCCGTACCTCGCCGTCTCCGGTCTCGTCGCCGCGGGCCTGTACGGCATCGAGCACGGCCTGGAACTGCCCGAGGCCTGCGCCGGCAACGCGTACACCGCCGACTACGCCCACGTCCCCACCTCCCTGCGCGAGGCCGCGGAACTCTGGGAGAACAGCGAGATCGCCAAGGCCGCGTTCGGCCCCGAAGTGGTCGCCCACTACCGCAACATGGCCCGCGTGGAACTCGACGCGTACGACTCCGCGGTGACCGACTGGGAACTGCGCCGCTCCTTCGAACGCCTCTGA